One Oryctolagus cuniculus chromosome 7, mOryCun1.1, whole genome shotgun sequence genomic window, GCAGGAGATATTTAAAGAGTGAGCAGGAGTCCACTTGCTAACCATGACCACCCATTTGTCTCATTTTACACACAACTGAAGTTATAGGAAAACACCAGAAGAAAGATGACTTACAGACCAGTCAGTTGTTGGTGTCTCTGAGTGAGCCCACTTAAGACAGCCAAGCTCTTGTTGTTTAAGTTCCCCCAAAAAGAGGGCCCTGGGACCGGGATTTGGGTGTGGGAGGTAAATGCAATGAGCACCATCATGGGGGTGGAGAAGTGAGACAAGGAGGGGAGAAAGTCAGGAAAGGGTTGCCCCTGGGGGAAGGGGCTTAGTCCTGTGGGGAACCTTCTGAGAGGCCGGTGGAGCACAGCACAGCctgtggagggaggagaaagtAGGGAACACTTACCTGCTAACCTCCGTCCCCTGTTGGTTGAGTATCCATCCTCAACTCGTGAGCCCTCCTGGCTTGCTGGGTACAAGCAAAGGGAGCTGGGGAGCCCATGCCTTTAGAGCCACTCCAGGGTGACCTCTGGGGCAAGCAGAGGAGACGTGGGGCTGACCACAGGTgcacagaggccacaggaagCAGCAGGCTCTTCCCAGGGACAATGTTGAGATGCACTGGGAAGAAAGTGCAGGAGCAGCCGTGGTGATGTTTCAGCCTTGCCCCTTTCCACAACAGAAAAACTGGTGTGAAGAATCCCATCAGTCATTGTGTTTGTCTTTACGTGTGAAACAAGTGGATTTAGTGGCTGCAGATACAGGgaaactttctctttcttcccttgtcCCCAGATTGAGTAAGCCACCCCCAGCCATCCCTTGCCAACCTGCGTAGGCTCTTCCAAATGTGGACTATATGGAGCAAAGAATAGACCTAGTGCTTTGTGGCCTCTACTCATTACTGCAGTGTTTCTATGTATGTTTCCAGCACTAGGtggagtaatagagagagagccCTTAGAAAGGTATGGGTGAGTGAAGGAAGAGGTCACCCAGCCCCTGTGGGGAAACTGGGAGGTGGGAACCCACCTGGAGAAGGCGTGAGATGGTACCAGGATTGACCAGAACCCCCAAGGTTTAGGATAGAGTTTTCCAAGAACCTATTTGTAACACAGCTGTAAGCCAGCAATAAAGGTAGACAAATCATATTGCTCGATTAGgatatttatttaataagatCAATTACATATGCCTCTGAATTTAGAAAAGTTATAAGGAAGCCTCCAATGAAATAATAACGCAGCATTTCTCATCCTAGATTGCCCCTTTGTGTCCCTCCAACACTTATGGAAACATTCTCTGTTAGCAGACTAAAAGAGAAGAGTCGTAAAATTACTGTTCTGAACACAGGGCTGTGAGGGCTTTCAATCTCACAGCCCTCAGAAGTCATCTGCAGGTGCTATCTTCTTCCTTTCCATCTACACGATTCCCTCTGGTCTCCCTGAAACCCACGACCTCCAtctgtgtgcctctctctctcactctgtctcccttgctctctttcattctttccagGTCTGAATCTTGTAGTTTGTACCTAGCTGTCAAAAAACAGACTGTTTTTCAAAGTATCTAATAACCAGGCTAGACTTGACTTCCAAGTTTTTAAAGGTGTCTCTAGATGTCATTTCTGATCATCCTTGATTAATAGATTTGTGAATTAATCTCTATCAAAGTCAGGTTACTTATTTGCTCTGTTTAATAAGAGTTACAGGacaggagacccagagttccagTGTCAGTCAGTTGTAGGATACGTGTGCCCTGGCACTGGGCCGGAGGGGAAGGGCTGGGGGACTGGCTTCGTCCTTTGGctgctgcccctctccctccttggACTTCTGATGTGCCTCTTTTTGTAGCTCTTTTTCTTCCTGAAACTTTAGCTCTTTTTCTACATATCTGTCTTTGTGAAGGTAGGAAGTTACATTCTTCCCATGATCAGAAGACAAAGAGACTTTTAAAttctcctttttgtttctttgcagttctttatatattatccAACACAGAACAGTGCTCACCAAAAATATTACTCCCATTGCGAGATGGAAAAGGATGTGAAACCAGACAGGATTTGGTGCCTGGGAGCCTGCAACAGGAAAAGACAGAGGAGCTACTACTGGGAAGCCAGAGGGGTCTAGCCGCATTCTGTTTGGAAGAGAAGGTTGGCCAAGCTCTAATGAGCCCGCCCTCCATGGGGGCCCCGGGGTAGTCTCAGGAAGCCCGAGGGAGCTACAGCTGGGTGGTGTGGGACACAGATGGGGTGGCCTGCAAGAATATTACctgccaggaccaggccagaTGACTTAGTCGCTGGTTTCAGAAATGACTGCCATCTCTATGTTAGCTAATGGTTGAAATCAATTTGGGTTGAAGATTAACCCTTTGTTCTTGGTGCTAACAAGGCCTTGGCCTCAGTAAGACAGAGACACCTGGGCAGGTAGAGCTGTGCAGTCCACTCACTCGCTCTCTGGTAAATCTGCCCTGTGAACAACCTCAAACCAAAAATTTCCCCAGACCCATGACagtagatggcaggaactcaatataCTGTAGGTGCAATTGTTGGcacaggggaaggaaggagcctAGGGGAGAGTAatggagagcagggagggaggacaggagggGAGCAGTAGGGAGCGAGCCCAGGGGAGGCAGACAGAAAacgaagaagaaaaggaggaataaAGGAAAGCCGAAAGCAAAGAAATGGGGGAAGGAAAGGAACGACCATGCGGAGAAGGGTGAAGTCCTGAATCGAGGTGGGAACGGACTGGTGGGCGTTCCCGGGGCGGATTCCCCCTCCTGCCTGGGCCATGGACTCCCCTCAGCCCCTCCATGGCTCCCGCGTCCCCCCGGTGCGCCCACTCACCGAGCACCCCCAGCTCCAGCACGACGCTGCGCTTCCGCACCCCTCCGTCCTCCGTGGCCGCCTCACACCAGTACAAGCCCAAGTCCTCCCCTCCGACACGTGGTATCTGGTATTGGGAGGACACGTTCCTGGCCTGCACGGTCTTGTTGCCCACGTAGAAGGAGAAGTAAAGGCGCAAGGCGGGGCTGTCCGGGAGCAGCTTCGTCTCACAGCTCAGCGTCACCGCGCTCCCCTcctggaggggcagaggggaggacgCCCTCAGCACCGGAACCCGAAAGAGCTCTAAGAGAAAGATGAGGGGGACACTGGTGAGCGGGACCACGGAGGCCACATCATCCTTGAGAGAGAGGCGGGGCTGTGAGCATTTCCCATGTCTTCCTGGGTTCTGCCTAAATGGAGCGTTCATCCAGCACATCAGATTACTTTCTAATTATTCTCCCAGCTAGCTTGATGTCTGTTCCTTGCAACTAAAATAACAAAGGACGAACTGGATCTTGATTGTGCCCTGACTCCGAGTTGACCCTGGATCATTGATGAGACACTGTAATGTAATGGAAAGAACAATGGACTCAGACCCAGAGCCTCGGTTTTGGTTCCAGCCCGGCCACTGGTCTCCGTGGCCTTCAGCAGGGCAGTCCGCCTCTCTGGAGGATTCGGGAGGCTCTGCCATGGTCCCTGTGTGCCTGACCACTGCAGCTCTGACTACACAGACCCGTACCTTGCACAGTGACAGACACTCCTGCTGATGTGTAGCGATACCTTCCCATGGCCGAGCAGTGATAAATGCCATTGTGATTCACGTTGGCTTTTGGAATGGTGAGTTCAGAATCCTGAGAAGAAAACTTAAAGGCGTTGCCGTTTTGATAGAAAAGCACATTGTACACCATCTTGTTCTTCCACGCGTGACACCTCATGGTCAGAGGTTCCCCTTCAGTGAAGACTCTGCCAGAGACCTGGAGCAGCAGCCAATCTGAAAAACATAGACCCAAAATGTAGGAATACGGAGGAGCAGGAACAAGGAGGCCAACGCTTTATCCCAGGGGCGCTCTTATCTTTCCTGCCTTGCACATGAAAACTCAGAGCTCTGCTGAATCTCCACCCTAATCTTATTCTGCAAATATCTTTAGATCTGGCAGGAAGAAAAGTAGTTATTACCAGCAGTTGAATATCCAGTCCCTTCTTATTTTCCCTTCCCAGATCTCAGAAGTTGTTTGGGGCTTAGACAGTTTACGTGGTAGGCAGAATTCTAAGATGACCCCCCAATGGACCATGTCCTTGTACATCCTCTTCAGTGTGTGTGGATCCAGTTACTTGCTTCTAGACAACAGAATATGACAAAGGAGATGGGGTCCCTCTTAACAGCTGTTAAAGAAGACTCTGTCTAGCATATTGGGTGGAAAGCTTTCCCGCTGGCCTGAAGAAGTAAGTTCTCACGTTGTCGGGGGTCCCTGAGAGGGCCACATGGCAGAGGGCTCTTGGAGCTGAGAGCAGACCCCAGTTTACAGCCAGCAAGAAAGCGAGGACCTCAGGCCTATAACCACAAGGCACTGAACTCAGCCAATGACCTTTGCAAGACCTGCCCAAGGGAGCAcagcccagccagctccctgattGCAACCATGGAAGACCCTGAGCAGAGCACCCACAGCTAAGCCAAGCTGTGCCTCACTTCCTCCCCATGGAAACTGGGACATAAGAGGCGTATGCTGTTTTAAGCTACTAAGTCTTTGGTTATTTGGAATGCTGCAATAGAAAAACAATACGCACTAACTCCTGTCACAGTTGTTAATAGGATCAGACATTCTGAGGCAAACACACAGAATGGCAACCATCCAGATGTGGATCCCCTACCAGGCTGGCAGGAACACCTGCAGATCA contains:
- the FCGR1A gene encoding high affinity immunoglobulin gamma Fc receptor I isoform X1; protein product: METIERFKFHGPHQLGDNMWLWTALLLWVPVGGQEDPTKAVITLQPPWVDVFQEEAVTLQCEGPRQPGDSSAQWFLNGTAIRTLTPRYYITGAQANDSGEYRCQTELSAPSEPVQLQVHRDWLLLQVSGRVFTEGEPLTMRCHAWKNKMVYNVLFYQNGNAFKFSSQDSELTIPKANVNHNGIYHCSAMGRYRYTSAGVSVTVQELFRVPVLRASSPLPLQEGSAVTLSCETKLLPDSPALRLYFSFYVGNKTVQARNVSSQYQIPRVGGEDLGLYWCEAATEDGGVRKRSVVLELGVLGSQAPNPVWFHILFHLAMGVIFLVSTVLCWIIYKELQRNKKENLKVSLSSDHGKNVTSYLHKDRYVEKELKFQEEKELQKEAHQKSKEGEGQQPKDEASPPALPLRPSARAHVSYN
- the FCGR1A gene encoding high affinity immunoglobulin gamma Fc receptor I isoform X5; translated protein: MWLWTALLLWDPTKAVITLQPPWVDVFQEEAVTLQCEGPRQPGDSSAQWFLNGTAIRTLTPRYYITGAQANDSGEYRCQTELSAPSEPVQLQVHRDWLLLQVSGRVFTEGEPLTMRCHAWKNKMVYNVLFYQNGNAFKFSSQDSELTIPKANVNHNGIYHCSAMGRYRYTSAGVSVTVQELFRVPVLRASSPLPLQEGSAVTLSCETKLLPDSPALRLYFSFYVGNKTVQARNVSSQYQIPRVGGEDLGLYWCEAATEDGGVRKRSVVLELGVLGSQAPNPVWFHILFHLAMGVIFLVSTVLCWIIYKELQRNKKENLKVSLSSDHGKNVTSYLHKDRYVEKELKFQEEKELQKEAHQKSKEGEGQQPKDEASPPALPLRPSARAHVSYN
- the FCGR1A gene encoding high affinity immunoglobulin gamma Fc receptor I isoform X3; translated protein: MWLWTALLLWVPVGGQEDPTKAVITLQPPWVDVFQEEAVTLQCEGPRQPGDSSAQWFLNGTAIRTLTPRYYITGAQANDSGEYRCQTELSAPSEPVQLQVHRDWLLLQVSGRVFTEGEPLTMRCHAWKNKMVYNVLFYQNGNAFKFSSQDSELTIPKANVNHNGIYHCSAMGRYRYTSAGVSVTVQELFRVPVLRASSPLPLQEGSAVTLSCETKLLPDSPALRLYFSFYVGNKTVQARNVSSQYQIPRVGGEDLGLYWCEAATEDGGVRKRSVVLELGVLGSQAPNPVWFHILFHLAMGVIFLVSTVLCWIIYKELQRNKKENLKVSLSSDHGKNVTSYLHKDRYVEKELKFQEEKELQKEAHQKSKEGEGQQPKDEASPPALPLRPSARAHVSYN